In Candidatus Methylomirabilis tolerans, a single genomic region encodes these proteins:
- the ahcY gene encoding adenosylhomocysteinase, with product MPTLTENNLSSSLDFKVADLSLADFGRKEIEIAEKEMPGLMAVREKYGKLKSLKGVRVTGSLHMTIQTAVLIETLVDLGADVRWASCNIFSTQDHAAAAIAVAGVPVFAWKGETLEEYWDCTFNALVHPGKNGEVLGPQLIVDDGGDATLLIHWGVKAEKDASFLDRKPESEEEGCILNLLRKTLKSHPGLWTRISKDWKGVSEETTTGVHRLYQMMDKGELLVPAINVNDSVTKSKFDNLYGCRESLADGIKRATDVMIAGKVVVVAGYGDVGKGCAHSMRSYGARVIVTEIDPINALQAAMEGFEVTVMEDAAKVGNIFVTATGNVDVITVNHMVMMKGESIICNIGHFDSEIDVTGLKSLPGVQRVNIKPQVDKYVLPNGNNLYLLAEGRLVNLGCATGHPSFVMSNSFTNQTLAQIDLWNNPRPIGVYTLPKKLDEEVARLHLEKLGIKLTRLSPKQATYIGISPDGPYKPDHYRY from the coding sequence ATGCCGACGTTAACAGAAAACAACCTATCCTCTTCGCTTGATTTCAAAGTGGCGGATTTGTCCTTGGCCGATTTTGGTCGCAAAGAAATTGAAATTGCTGAAAAAGAAATGCCCGGCCTGATGGCAGTGCGTGAAAAGTACGGGAAATTGAAATCCCTCAAAGGCGTCCGGGTAACCGGTTCGCTGCATATGACCATTCAAACAGCCGTGTTGATCGAAACCTTGGTCGACCTGGGTGCGGATGTTCGCTGGGCCTCTTGCAATATCTTTTCAACCCAAGACCATGCAGCGGCAGCCATTGCTGTGGCTGGAGTTCCCGTATTCGCCTGGAAAGGTGAGACCCTAGAAGAATATTGGGACTGTACTTTTAACGCGCTGGTTCACCCCGGAAAGAACGGTGAGGTCCTGGGACCCCAGCTTATTGTGGATGATGGTGGCGATGCTACTCTGCTCATTCATTGGGGAGTCAAAGCCGAAAAAGACGCGTCTTTCCTGGATCGAAAACCGGAAAGCGAAGAGGAAGGCTGTATTCTCAACTTATTGAGAAAAACCTTGAAGTCCCATCCTGGTCTGTGGACCCGTATAAGCAAAGATTGGAAAGGCGTGTCGGAGGAAACCACCACCGGCGTCCATCGTTTATATCAGATGATGGACAAAGGGGAACTCTTGGTGCCGGCCATTAATGTGAACGACAGTGTCACCAAGAGCAAGTTCGATAATCTGTACGGATGCCGGGAATCATTAGCCGACGGTATCAAGCGCGCCACCGATGTGATGATCGCAGGTAAGGTGGTGGTTGTGGCCGGCTACGGAGATGTGGGCAAGGGGTGCGCGCATAGCATGCGCAGTTACGGGGCCCGCGTGATCGTTACTGAGATTGATCCCATCAACGCCCTGCAAGCGGCGATGGAGGGCTTTGAAGTCACCGTTATGGAAGACGCCGCCAAGGTGGGAAATATTTTTGTCACCGCGACCGGTAACGTGGATGTCATTACCGTCAATCACATGGTGATGATGAAAGGTGAAAGCATCATTTGCAATATCGGGCATTTCGACAGCGAAATCGATGTGACCGGTTTGAAATCCCTTCCGGGTGTACAACGCGTCAACATCAAGCCCCAGGTGGATAAATATGTACTTCCCAATGGGAATAACCTCTATCTTCTGGCTGAAGGACGTCTTGTCAATCTAGGTTGTGCTACAGGTCATCCCAGTTTCGTCATGTCGAATTCATTTACGAACCAAACCTTGGCCCAAATCGATCTTTGGAACAATCCGCGACCCATAGGTGTGTACACCTTACCTAAAAAGCTGGATGAGGAAGTCGCTCGACTGCATTTGGAAAAACTTGGGATCAAGTTAACCCGGTTGAGTCCCAAGCAGGCTACATATATCGGAATCTCTCCAGATGGTCCCTATAAGCCGGATCATTATCGTTATTAA
- the lptG gene encoding LPS export ABC transporter permease LptG, translated as MRILDRYIVREFLGVFVFSLAIFIALSAIVDLFDRLSRFFDVSGMVVIQYYMNRLPWFGFQVLPVAVLLAALFSLGKMARYNELLAMKMGRLNSFRIVVPLLVLGLVVSFAALILGESIIPRMNERALNAYRVKVQKVAPFQRTKDNDIWYRAKGNRFLHISLLDTTSGNIRGLTLFELSPDFALLRRIDAREARWQNGQWLLQDGEISWTGPDGTYRVNSFTNFTLYLDEKPIDLAQVMRESEEMSSGELREYIEKLAKTGANSVRYQVDLAAKGSTAFSSLVMALIGIAFALRTGKRGVMTWTGACVVVAICYSILNSFSISLGRGGVLSPVVAAWLPNALFTAAGLGSVLRVKS; from the coding sequence ATGCGAATCCTTGATCGTTACATTGTAAGAGAGTTTCTGGGGGTATTCGTCTTCTCGCTGGCGATCTTCATCGCACTTTCCGCCATCGTTGATCTGTTCGACCGCCTCTCCCGCTTCTTCGACGTGTCCGGCATGGTGGTGATCCAGTACTACATGAATAGACTGCCATGGTTTGGATTTCAGGTCCTGCCGGTGGCGGTGCTTCTCGCTGCCCTCTTCAGCCTTGGCAAAATGGCCCGGTACAACGAATTACTCGCCATGAAGATGGGTCGCCTCAACTCCTTTCGTATCGTTGTTCCGCTCTTGGTCCTCGGCCTCGTCGTGAGCTTCGCAGCATTGATCCTTGGTGAATCGATCATCCCTCGAATGAATGAGCGCGCGCTGAACGCCTATCGGGTCAAGGTACAGAAGGTCGCTCCCTTCCAGCGCACCAAGGACAACGATATCTGGTACCGGGCCAAGGGGAACCGATTCTTACATATCTCACTGCTGGACACAACATCGGGCAACATCCGGGGACTGACCCTCTTTGAACTCTCACCGGATTTTGCACTGCTGAGAAGGATCGATGCAAGGGAGGCCAGATGGCAAAACGGGCAGTGGTTACTTCAGGACGGCGAAATCTCCTGGACTGGTCCTGATGGAACCTATCGCGTGAATTCGTTTACGAACTTCACACTCTACCTCGACGAAAAGCCTATAGATCTCGCCCAGGTCATGCGGGAGTCAGAGGAGATGAGCTCTGGGGAGCTTCGGGAGTATATTGAGAAGCTCGCCAAAACCGGGGCGAACTCCGTGCGGTATCAGGTAGACCTGGCTGCAAAGGGCTCTACGGCATTTTCGAGTCTCGTGATGGCCTTGATCGGGATCGCCTTCGCTCTCCGTACAGGTAAGCGAGGTGTAATGACCTGGACGGGTGCCTGCGTGGTAGTCGCCATCTGTTACTCGATCCTCAACTCCTTCAGCATTTCTCTCGGGCGAGGCGGCGTCCTGTCCCCGGTCGTCGCGGCCTGGCTTCCCAACGCCCTCTTTACCGCTGCCGGTCTCGGCTCCGTACTCAGGGTTAAGAGTTAA
- a CDS encoding LptF/LptG family permease, producing the protein MAASFALGLGTFTFVLLMDQMMRLMDLIINKGAPVGVVLRLILYVLPFSLTVTIPMSVLLAVLATYGRVSSEGEAIVLKTSGLSLYRLMAPGVLFGIVATFATLWISALVQPYSTSALKTLTHQLYHTKALTGLEEGVFNTEIPGLAIYVDHLKKQDGTLQGILVIDRRSQADQHLVIAREGKLLNKNDETGTPIGLQLSKGTLHISSLDNPGRFRNLDFETYDLQILSGGFLAETVERVRQGKELNLEELRTEIARLKNDGGKAWPLQVELHKKFALPIACLILSAIGAPLAIRIRKATRGVSLALSVAVAVFYYILLATGESLGSRGRIEPALGVWFPNLTLGIIAISLVLAEGREVFLPVRLRTLIHTAVSFQRSALSSKKSS; encoded by the coding sequence ATGGCAGCCTCTTTTGCGCTCGGACTTGGGACCTTTACCTTCGTTCTGCTGATGGACCAGATGATGCGCTTAATGGATCTGATTATCAATAAGGGGGCTCCCGTTGGAGTGGTTCTTCGTCTCATCCTCTACGTTCTTCCCTTCTCCCTGACAGTCACAATTCCGATGTCCGTGTTGTTGGCTGTCCTGGCTACGTATGGCCGCGTCTCGTCCGAGGGGGAGGCGATCGTGCTCAAAACAAGCGGCCTCAGTCTGTACCGCCTGATGGCGCCTGGGGTTCTCTTCGGCATCGTTGCGACATTCGCCACCCTATGGATCAGCGCCCTGGTTCAGCCCTACAGCACAAGCGCCCTCAAGACGTTGACTCATCAACTCTACCATACGAAGGCGCTCACGGGACTTGAGGAGGGAGTGTTCAATACCGAGATCCCCGGACTTGCGATCTACGTCGATCACTTGAAGAAACAGGACGGGACGCTTCAAGGCATCCTGGTCATCGACCGCAGGAGTCAGGCCGATCAGCATCTCGTCATCGCTCGGGAGGGCAAGCTGCTCAACAAAAATGATGAAACGGGGACGCCGATCGGGCTCCAACTGTCGAAGGGAACTCTCCATATCAGCTCTCTCGACAATCCCGGCCGGTTTCGAAATCTCGATTTTGAAACCTACGATCTTCAGATCCTGTCCGGCGGTTTCCTCGCCGAGACAGTAGAACGAGTGAGACAGGGTAAAGAGTTGAATCTCGAAGAGCTGCGAACGGAGATTGCGCGGCTCAAAAATGACGGAGGCAAGGCTTGGCCGCTGCAGGTAGAACTGCACAAAAAATTCGCTCTCCCGATTGCCTGTCTCATCCTGAGTGCGATAGGCGCCCCGCTCGCGATTCGCATCAGGAAGGCCACCCGAGGTGTCAGCCTTGCCCTCAGCGTAGCCGTTGCCGTATTTTACTATATTCTGCTGGCGACCGGCGAGAGCCTCGGATCTCGCGGGCGAATCGAGCCCGCTCTCGGCGTATGGTTCCCGAACCTTACCTTGGGCATCATCGCAATCAGCTTGGTTCTTGCGGAGGGTCGCGAGGTTTTTCTGCCCGTCAGACTTCGAACTCTGATACACACAGCGGTCAGCTTTCAGCGCTCAGCGCTCAGCAGCAAGAAGTCTTCCTAA
- a CDS encoding CPBP family intramembrane metalloprotease has protein sequence MGIVVVIIGIVVLAVTLVTMMKKSTRKDVGAWLVEKPFRVWWLPCLMLVYYSMMSAAVDQWDLNLFALLAVYFGLPTLLLHLTGPKSDDTLAGRDLVMNFAVVLWIWLLIELKIVPINWLRVQIGSSRPTALPLGIYAAIIYALIILSGWRRFDLKCDLSFKKSDLLPVAATFGALGVALVLITLSTGLTTLGIAKVVRLNPLGLPLIIAVPIGILAAVPMIFASIGVVEEILFRDAIQNLLRHRLTPICALIVASVVFGLAHVNKRALGFEVPNWPYAGVAAIAGLGYGFVFWKTNSVIASATVHAMVDAMWILFLRGGK, from the coding sequence ATGGGGATTGTGGTCGTCATCATCGGCATTGTCGTGCTAGCCGTCACGCTCGTTACGATGATGAAAAAATCTACTCGAAAAGATGTGGGCGCGTGGCTTGTCGAAAAGCCTTTTCGCGTCTGGTGGCTCCCGTGCCTCATGCTTGTGTATTACAGTATGATGAGCGCAGCGGTCGATCAGTGGGACCTCAATCTATTCGCGCTGTTGGCGGTATATTTTGGATTACCGACATTGCTGCTGCATCTTACCGGCCCAAAATCCGACGATACATTGGCCGGACGAGATCTGGTGATGAATTTTGCCGTCGTGCTGTGGATATGGTTGCTGATCGAGCTGAAGATTGTGCCGATTAATTGGCTTCGCGTACAAATCGGCAGCAGTCGGCCCACCGCGCTGCCGTTAGGCATATACGCAGCCATCATATATGCCCTCATTATCCTTTCGGGGTGGAGACGATTTGATCTGAAGTGTGATCTGTCTTTTAAAAAGTCGGACCTCCTCCCAGTGGCGGCAACCTTCGGAGCGCTGGGAGTCGCACTGGTGTTGATTACGCTCTCTACCGGGCTGACCACATTGGGTATCGCCAAGGTGGTGAGACTCAATCCTCTTGGCTTACCTCTGATCATAGCCGTGCCGATAGGAATATTAGCGGCTGTTCCGATGATCTTCGCTAGTATTGGTGTGGTAGAAGAAATACTGTTTCGCGACGCGATTCAGAATCTCCTTCGGCATCGTCTGACGCCGATTTGTGCGTTGATTGTTGCGTCGGTGGTGTTCGGACTGGCGCATGTCAATAAAAGGGCATTAGGGTTTGAAGTCCCCAACTGGCCGTACGCCGGTGTGGCTGCTATTGCCGGCTTGGGATATGGGTTTGTGTTCTGGAAGACGAACTCCGTCATAGCATCTGCAACGGTCCACGCAATGGTAGACGCGATGTGGATCCTCTTTCTCAGGGGTGGTAAATGA